The Oncorhynchus tshawytscha isolate Ot180627B linkage group LG05, Otsh_v2.0, whole genome shotgun sequence genome includes a window with the following:
- the tmco1 gene encoding calcium load-activated calcium channel isoform X1, whose translation MTTMFADTILIVFISVCTALLAEGITWVLVYRTAKYKSLKAEVEKQSKKLYMYLNITVEKKKETITESAGRQQKKKIERQEEKLKNNNRDLSMVRMKSMFAIGFCFTALMGMFNSIFDGRVVAKLPFVPLSYIQGLSHRNLLGEDFTDCSFIFLYILCTMSIRQNIQKMLGLAPSRAATKQAGGFLGPPPQAAKFS comes from the exons ATGACAACCATGTTCGCAGACACTATTCTTATTGTTTTCATCTCTGTTTGCACAGCTCTGTTAGCTGAGG GAATTACATGGGTGTTGGTGTATCGTACTGCAAAGTACAAGAGTCTGAAGGCAGAGGTGGAAAAGCAAAGCAAGAAAT tgtatatgtatTTGAATATTACAgtggagaagaagaaggaaaCCATTACAGAATCTGCAGGACGTCAACAGAAGAAGAAGATTG agagacaagaggagaaactGAAGAACAACAACAGAGATCTATCCATG GTACGAATGAAGTCCATGTTCGCCATTGGCTTCTGTTTCACAGCGTTGATGGGAATGTTCAACTCCAT CTTTGATGGAAGGGTGGTGGCCAAACTGCCATTCGTCCCACTGTCCTACATTCAGGGTCTTTCCCATCGCAACCTTTTGGGCGAGGACTTCACTGACTGCTCATTCATCTTCCTGTACATTCTCTGCACCATGTCCATCAGACAG AACATCCAGAAGATGCTGGGTCTGGCCCCCTCCAGAGCTGCCACCAAGCAGGCTGGAGGTTTCTTGGGACCCCCTCCCCAGGCAGCTAAGTTCTCCTAA
- the tmco1 gene encoding calcium load-activated calcium channel isoform X2 encodes MTTMFADTILIVFISVCTALLAEGITWVLVYRTAKYKSLKAEVEKQSKKLEKKKETITESAGRQQKKKIERQEEKLKNNNRDLSMVRMKSMFAIGFCFTALMGMFNSIFDGRVVAKLPFVPLSYIQGLSHRNLLGEDFTDCSFIFLYILCTMSIRQNIQKMLGLAPSRAATKQAGGFLGPPPQAAKFS; translated from the exons ATGACAACCATGTTCGCAGACACTATTCTTATTGTTTTCATCTCTGTTTGCACAGCTCTGTTAGCTGAGG GAATTACATGGGTGTTGGTGTATCGTACTGCAAAGTACAAGAGTCTGAAGGCAGAGGTGGAAAAGCAAAGCAAGAAAT tggagaagaagaaggaaaCCATTACAGAATCTGCAGGACGTCAACAGAAGAAGAAGATTG agagacaagaggagaaactGAAGAACAACAACAGAGATCTATCCATG GTACGAATGAAGTCCATGTTCGCCATTGGCTTCTGTTTCACAGCGTTGATGGGAATGTTCAACTCCAT CTTTGATGGAAGGGTGGTGGCCAAACTGCCATTCGTCCCACTGTCCTACATTCAGGGTCTTTCCCATCGCAACCTTTTGGGCGAGGACTTCACTGACTGCTCATTCATCTTCCTGTACATTCTCTGCACCATGTCCATCAGACAG AACATCCAGAAGATGCTGGGTCTGGCCCCCTCCAGAGCTGCCACCAAGCAGGCTGGAGGTTTCTTGGGACCCCCTCCCCAGGCAGCTAAGTTCTCCTAA